A single window of Amyelois transitella isolate CPQ chromosome 17, ilAmyTran1.1, whole genome shotgun sequence DNA harbors:
- the LOC132902758 gene encoding uncharacterized protein LOC132902758 produces MVLTRSPTRKEATTRPPPAPPTPPPPSSPPLPSHSRAFLTSAGPSDQANVSPTSGIGALLTPNVDLHVSSDSEMPRLQYASDSESVSGSQISAISMSDTPQLSTPQISTKTAPTSKPTTGKSSKSANSNMVIELPAHSEEVKGIDSFMTVITKLTYTINKAVNEGKSVTASNKRLISTAAQEIQRAAQALARVNEAEPKTAPPPPASEILPDQSSIVSVIRESIREELKAMLPAPAPSPPALTKSFAAAVAAPSPKRIPPPSRTLPSIIVKAKEANDKQTVVYDEWRKHISFRHSTFAPNKVKSLRQNMIKVEFDTNEQRDEVLHKVNSIPGIVAEESKLRRPLIILKGVSKEVQREELVEVVSHQNQIPPEDVRLCFLLKNRNDRFYNAVLEVAPAIRRRLVEGERVNVEHQRVHVADFSRFVQCYKCLQFGHTNGKCTAEFYPCAHCGSTAHHVTSCPDRANPDKKCCYNCKSVRSANTNHAATDNKLCPRIVNAVKSLQESTDYVKACIVTTSKVAALGITQLSTANLVIARVSLGLNKLEVASFYIEPNTDNDNTIEKLDRFLRSAGSSLRLVGGDANGSHQEWGEASANSRGEDVVAVMASHNMVVCNVGHVPTFEAIRHGAHCSSVVDITYSSQSLADAVHKWRVNSDACPSSDHNAVEYELHTARRPEKPKSTTTFRFSTYRADWDRFREKLNERMEPLIAQTQLDSLTGIGLDRVVERLTAIVQDTCYSTLPRKLGAKFYNPWWSDDLELQKKECIRLHHRLHDLKKSKKPLDEVIKLYTKAKQEYARTLSKTSTDHFRQFCEAQGKEDVWAVTNRIIKDSPLRRPPQTLNCGGAFTDSGENTASALLKHFYPDDTPDNYSEHQETRAAMSESPNTEDDLLFSEAEIRECLSHISPKKAPGADHLTSDICSAVFEAQPDFLTALHNRCLQIGHFPKPWKRAVVKILPKPGKTDMDSLSSYRPIGLICVFGKILEKLIVKRIMYKAECENSLNTNQFGFREQTSTTDALGKALEVIRTAKSNGRQVVAVSLDIKAAFDNAWWPALFKRLQHIKCPKNIYHLIRNYVTDRIVTLNYADGEASKSMSKGCVQGSACGPVFWNLILDELLNIQLPEAAHIQAFADDVLLIVEGKTREEVETATGKCLDIIHSWGKRVKLQFGPEKTQAISFTAQTKQARITISNTVIPILKQIKLLGIIIDDKLNFIQHSKYIIGKATKIFKNLCKFVRPTWGVHSENVECIYRQVITPIITYAAGIWGTAIKFYSVRQALRAFQRAFAIRAIRGFHTISAVAAEALAQFPPLHLVIKEAYEVHNIKTTGTFEDLPQDIKLHRRVPIKDLLHPAKRISISFAETTTQIDTNDLINPDAPNIFTDGSKKEDGQAGASFVVMKEDQQPVIKKFKLCRTASVFMCELFAIAEALKWLKNSNRNFAEALIFSDSQSSLKAIQDRSNTDPLVNQIHHLISFLSSIHITVKFIWSKAHAGIVGNEIADVAAKEAAEKKTATLLNHFPLSHAKRLLRQRTLDAWQSEYEAAPQGAITKSFFSSIHAIAEFRKFVKISFTITQILTGHGYHKSYLHKYKITEDDRCPCDDETPQDVHHLLEHCPIFYSSREKYTMMCLKMKIEPFNIVALTKSEQVTKYFIEHVNYIVTHLKQINGT; encoded by the exons ATGGTGCTCACCCGGTCTCCTACCCGGAAAGAGGCGACCACCCGGCCTCCCCCTGCACCCCCCACGCCCCCTCCACCTTCTTCTCCACCTTTACCGAGCCATTCTAGGGCCTTTTTAACATCGGCTGGCCCCTCCGACCAAGCGAACGTGTCGCCTACCAGCGGAATCGGTGCTCTGCTCACCCCTAATGTGGACCTTCATGTGTCTTCCGATTCCGAAATGCCTCGGCTGCAGTACGCGTCGGACAGCGAGTCAGTTAGCGGCTCACAAATCAGCGCCATAAGCATGAGCGACACCCCTCAACTATCTACCCCTCAAATATCCACCAAAACTGCACCAACCTCTAAACCGACTACTGGCAAATCGAGTAAGTCCGCCAATAGTAACATGGTCATAGAGTTGCCGGCTCACTCTGAGGAGGTGAAAGGCATAGACTCGTTCATGACCGTGATAACGAAACTGACTTACACGATCAATAAAGCCGTAAACGAGGGAAAGAGCGTAACTGCATCCAATAAACGGCTCATCTCCACGGCAGCGCAAGAGATCCAAAGAGCTGCGCAGGCGCTGGCAAGGGTCAATGAGGCCGAGCCGAAGACTGCGCCTCCTCCTCCAGCTTCAGAGATCCTCCCGGATCAGAGCTCTATTGTCTCGGTTATTCGGGAGAGCATCCGCGAGGAGCTGAAGGCCATGTTGCCGGCTCCAGCGCCCTCTCCACCGGCGCTCACTAAATCTTTTGCCGCGGCCGTGGCGGCGCCTTCCCCAAAACGCATCCCTCCTCCTTCGCGCACCCTACCATCAATAATAGTCAAAGCTAAAGAAGCCAACGACAAACAGACAGTAGTATACGACGAGTGGAGGAAACACATCTCGTTTCGCCACTCAACTTTTGCCCCCAACAAGGTTAAATCTCTGCGCCAGAACATGATAAAGGTCGAATTCGACACAAACGAACAGCGCGATGAAGTCCTACATAAAGTTAATAGTATACCCGGAATTGTAGCGGAAGAGTCCAAACTGCGGCGCCCTCTCATCATCCTGAAGGGAGTCAGCAAGGAGGTACAGAGGGAGGAATTGGTGGAAGTGGTAAGCCACCAAAACCAAATCCCACCCGAGGACGTCCGCCTTTGCTTTCTCCTCAAAAACCGCAACGATCGTTTTTACAATGCAGTGCTAGAAGTGGCCCCGGCAATCCGACGTAGGCTGGTCGAGGGTGAGCGCGTGAACGTGGAGCATCAGCGGGTGCACGTGGCGGACTTCAGCCGCTTCGTGCAATGTTACAAGTGCCTGCAGTTCGGGCACACTAACGGCAAATGCACCGCAGAGTTCTACCCGTGCGCCCACTGCGGCTCCACTGCTCACCACGTTACCTCGTGCCCCGACCGTGCCAACCCTGACAAAAAGTGCTGTTATAACTGCAAATCTGTGCGTAGCGCGAACACAAACCATGCAGCCACCGACAATAAGTTATGCCCTAGAATAGTCAACGCAGTCAAATCCCTACAGGAGAGCACCGACTATG TCAAGGCTTGCATCGTAACAACATCTAAGGTGGCTGCTCTGGGAATTACGCAGCTTTCCACCGCAAATCTGGTCATAGCTAGAGTCAGTCTGGGTCTTAACAAATTGGAAGTAGCATCCTTTTATATTGAACCAAACACGGACAACGACAACACCATCGAAAAATTGGATCGTTTCCTCCGGTCAGCAGGTTCATCCTTGCGGCTGGTTGGCGGCGATGCCAATGGCAGCCACCAGGAGTGGGGCGAAGCGTCGGCGAACTCCCGAGGGGAGGACGTTGTCGCGGTCATGGCCTCGCACAACATGGTCGTCTGCAACGTTGGTCATGTTCCTACTTTCGAAGCGATCCGACATGGTGCCCATTGTTCATCGGTAGTCGATATCACCTACTCGTCCCAGAGTCTTGCGGACGCCGTTCACAAATGGAGAGTCAATAGCGACGCTTGCCCATCCTCCGACCACAATGCTGTCGAATACGAGCTTCATACTGCACGCAGACCAGAAAAACCCAAGAGCACAACTACATTTAGGTTTTCGACATACCGCGCCGATTGGGATAGGTTTCGTGAAAAGCTCAACGAAAGAATGGAACCACTGATCGCTCAAACCCAATTAGACTCCCTCACTGGCATCGGGCTGGACCGGGTAGTAGAACGCTTAACCGCGATTGTACAGGACACCTGCTACAGCACGCTCCCTCGCAAACTAGGAGCGAAGTTCTATAACCCGTGGTGGTCCGATGACTTAGAACTACAGAAGAAGGAGTGCATCCGTCTACACCATCGCCTCCACGACTTAAAGAAGTCAAAGAAACCCCTCGACGaggtaataaaattgtatacaaaagCAAAACAAGAGTATGCCCGGACCCTCTCGAAAACATCGACTGATCATTTCCGACAGTTCTGCGAGGCGCAAGGCAAGGAAGACGTTTGGGCGGTCACAAACCGTATCATCAAGGACTCACCACTGAGGAGACCTCCACAAACACTCAATTGCGGTGGAGCATTTACTGACAGCGGCGAAAATACAGCTTCCGCGCTCCTCAAACACTTTTATCCCGATGATACCCCTGACAATTACAGCGAACATCAAGAGACGCGGGCTGCAATGTCTGAATCACCCAACACAGAAGACGATCTACTGTTTTCAGAGGCAGAGATCCGAGAATGTCTCTCTCACATCAGCCCTAAAAAAGCTCCAGGAGCCGACCACCTCACTTCAGACATTTGCAGCGCGGTCTTTGAGGCCCAACCGGACTTCCTCACGGCTCTGCACAATAGATGCCTACAAATAGGTCACTTTCCTAAACCCTGGAAACGAGCGGTAGTCAAGATTTTGCCCAAACCGGGCAAAACTGACATGGACTCGTTGAGCTCGTACAGACCCATTGGTTTAATCTGCGTTTTCGGGAAAATCCTCGAAAAGCTCATCGTTAAAAGGATCATGTACAAAGCCGAATGCGAAAATTCCCTGAATACCAACCAGTTTGGCTTCAGGGAGCAAACCTCAACAACAGACGCCCTTGGAAAAGCCTTAGAAGTCATCAGGACAGCAAAATCCAACGGTCGCCAAGTAGTGGCAGTGTCGCTGGACATCAAGGCGGCATTTGACAATGCCTGGTGGCCAGCACTTTTCAAGCGACTCCAACACATAAAATGCCCCAAAAATATCTACCACCTTATCAGGAACTACGTTACTGACAGGATCGTCACTTTAAATTATGCGGACGGCGAGGCCTCCAAGAGTATGTCCAAGGGTTGTGTCCAGGGCTCCGCGTGCGGACCAGTATTTTGGAACTTAATACTGGACGAGCTCTTGAACATCCAACTCCCTGAAGCCGCGCACATTCAAGCGTTTGCAGATGACGTTCTTCTAATCGTTGAGGGAAAAACACGGGAAGAAGTCGAGACTGCCACTGGAAAGTGTCTTGATATCATACACTCATGGGGGAAAAGAGTCAAGCTCCAATTCGGTCCTGAAAAAACCCAAGCCATCTCGTTCACTGCACAAACCAAACAAGCCCGAATAACTATTAGCAACACCGTCATTCCAATATTGAAACAGATCAAACTCCTAGGGATTATAATAGACGATAAATTAAACTTCATACAGCACTCGAAATACATTATAGGAAAAGCCAccaagatatttaaaaatctgtgCAAATTCGTCAGGCCGACTTGGGGCGTCCACTCTGAAAATGTAGAATGCATATACAGACAAGTGATCACGCCCATCATCACCTATGCTGCCGGAATCTGGGGAACGGCCATCAAGTTTTACTCAGTACGGCAGGCACTACGAGCGTTTCAGAGAGCATTCGCAATCAGAGCCATAAGAGGGTTCCACACCATATCCGCGGTAGCCGCGGAGGCCCTCGCGCAATTTCCACCCCTGCATCTGGTGATAAAGGAGGCCTATGAAGTCCACAACATCAAAACGACGGGAACCTTTGAGGACCTACCTCAGGATATCAAACTTCACAGACGTGTCCCAATAAAAGACCTCTTACACCCCGCTAAACGGATCTCCATCTCGTTCGCCGAAACTACAACACAAATAGACACAAACGATCTCATTAACCCCGATGCTCCCAACATCTTTACTGATGGCAGTAAGAAAGAGGACGGGCAAGCGGGGGCATCCTTTGTGGTGATGAAGGAAGATCAACAACCggtaataaagaaatttaagtTGTGCCGCACAGCTTCAGTCTTTATGTGTGAGCTATTTGCCATTGCAGAAGCCCTAAAGTGGCTCAAAAATTCAAACCGAAACTTCGCCGAAGCCCTCATCTTCTCCGACTCCCAATCCTCCCTTAAGGCCATTCAAGACCGCAGCAACACCGACCCTTTAGTTAACCAAATTCACCATCTCATCTCCTTCCTTTCTTCCATCCACATAACAGTGAAATTCATATGGTCCAAGGCTCATGCTGGCATAGTGGGAAATGAGATAGCAGATGTTGCGGCGAAGGAGGCCGCCGAGAAGAAAACCGCAACACTGCTAAACCACTTCCCACTCTCACACGCCAAGCGACTTCTGCGTCAGCGCACTTTAGACGCTTGGCAGAGTGAATACGAGGCGGCCCCACAAGGGGCCATCACAAAATCATTCTTCTCATCCATACATGCAATAGCGGAATTcagaaaatttgtaaaaatctcCTTCACCATCACACAAATCCTAACTGGACACGGATACCACAAATCATATCtccacaaatacaaaataacagaGGATGATCGTTGTCCTTGCGACGACGAGACTCCTCAGGACGTGCACCACCTTTTAGAACACTGTCCAATATTCTACAGTAGCCGCGAAAAATACACAATGATGTGCCTTAAAATGAAAATCGAACCTTTTAACATCGTCGCGCTTACTAAATCCGAACAGGTCACTAAATACTTCATAGAGCACGTAAATTACATAGTCACACacctaaaacaaataaatggcACTTAA